One genomic region from uncultured Subdoligranulum sp. encodes:
- a CDS encoding plasmid segregation centromere-binding protein ParR — protein sequence MNRPQFVFRPNLRDPAQRRAWQLLQAQPAGERSAYLAACILKSDDRAAVQKELRKVLKEELGKIQVTAVPAEPKPKKAVPSATLEFFSALQQDAPE from the coding sequence GTGAATCGCCCGCAGTTCGTCTTCCGGCCCAACCTGCGCGACCCGGCACAGCGCCGCGCGTGGCAGCTGCTGCAGGCGCAGCCTGCGGGTGAGCGCAGCGCCTATCTGGCGGCCTGCATCCTCAAATCCGATGATCGAGCCGCGGTGCAAAAAGAACTGCGCAAGGTGCTGAAAGAGGAACTTGGTAAAATCCAAGTCACCGCAGTGCCCGCGGAACCGAAGCCGAAGAAGGCAGTGCCCAGCGCAACGCTGGAATTTTTCTCTGCTTTGCAACAGGACGCCCCCGAATAG
- a CDS encoding ParM/StbA family protein yields MILGIDHGYYAIKTRNCSFPAGITPFGDREPYTRQNVLTFGGCFFVCGSGRQPIQRDKTANDNYYLLTLAAIAQELQARGAPREGSVTIAAGLPLTSYGWEKPAFRKYLLRNAGQPTEFSYEGKKYRITIEDVLLFPQGFTALMTQPDLLADEPSLLLLDIGGWTVDLMRIDNGRPIIDTCHSLEFGMIRCIDEVRERVRQNTGLSLTDAQIEQVLAGRSCSLEETVRSLIREQGRLYTERLLSAVLEAGFDYHALPVVMMGGGASVVSRHIRPSDGLCRTVTLLDDRVNAQGYERAVAALWGDDAQG; encoded by the coding sequence ATGATTCTTGGTATCGACCACGGTTACTACGCCATCAAGACCCGCAACTGTTCCTTTCCGGCCGGCATTACGCCCTTCGGCGACCGCGAACCGTACACCCGCCAGAACGTGCTCACGTTCGGCGGGTGCTTTTTTGTTTGTGGCAGCGGGCGGCAGCCGATCCAGCGCGACAAAACCGCCAACGACAACTACTACCTGCTGACGCTGGCGGCCATCGCGCAGGAACTGCAGGCTCGCGGTGCACCCCGTGAGGGAAGTGTCACCATCGCGGCGGGGCTGCCCCTGACCAGCTACGGCTGGGAAAAGCCCGCGTTCCGAAAATATCTGCTCCGCAACGCGGGCCAGCCGACGGAATTTAGCTATGAGGGCAAGAAATACCGCATCACCATTGAGGATGTGCTGCTTTTCCCCCAGGGCTTCACCGCGCTCATGACGCAGCCTGACCTGCTGGCAGACGAGCCCTCCCTGCTGTTGCTCGACATCGGCGGTTGGACGGTGGATCTCATGCGCATCGACAACGGGCGGCCGATCATCGACACCTGCCACAGCCTGGAATTCGGCATGATCCGCTGCATCGACGAGGTGCGGGAGCGGGTGCGGCAGAACACAGGCCTGTCCCTGACCGATGCGCAGATCGAGCAGGTGCTGGCGGGCCGCTCCTGTAGCCTGGAGGAAACGGTGCGCAGCCTCATCCGCGAGCAGGGCCGGCTTTACACCGAACGGCTTCTCTCTGCGGTGCTGGAAGCGGGCTTTGACTACCACGCGCTCCCCGTCGTCATGATGGGCGGCGGCGCGTCGGTCGTGAGCCGCCACATTCGCCCCAGTGACGGCCTGTGCCGCACTGTGACGCTGCTGGACGACCGTGTCAACGCCCAGGGGTATGAGCGCGCTGTGGCCGCGCTTTGGGGCGATGACGCGCAAGGGTGA
- a CDS encoding DUF6017 domain-containing protein translates to MAVFRVERTSDYTVMSNYHLRDKRLSLKAKGLLSQMLSLPEDWDYTLAGLCYINRESKDAIRTAIHELERAGYIHRRQTTDSGGKFAGNVYTIYERPQGPPSGEPSSEKPSSGNPTTGKPMPEKPTQRNIEKQNTDQQNTDSIPFRAAAPPEPKRTEPSPAERVEDYRALIRDNIQYPLLAAQNPEDTDLLDEIVALMTETVCTRRKTTRVCGSDFPAEVVKSRLLKLDAEHIRFVLKCLRENTSKIKNIKQYLLATLYNAPVTISSYYSALVSHDLAEPTGSATTKEVVPMLAE, encoded by the coding sequence ATGGCTGTATTTCGAGTGGAACGAACCAGCGACTACACCGTCATGAGCAACTATCACCTGCGGGACAAACGCCTCAGCTTGAAGGCCAAGGGGCTGCTGTCCCAGATGCTCTCGCTGCCGGAAGATTGGGACTATACGCTGGCAGGGCTTTGCTACATCAACCGGGAGAGCAAAGACGCCATCCGCACCGCCATCCATGAGTTGGAACGGGCCGGGTACATACACCGCCGCCAGACCACCGACAGCGGCGGCAAGTTTGCGGGCAATGTATACACGATCTACGAGCGGCCGCAGGGGCCGCCGTCGGGGGAACCGTCATCGGAAAAACCGTCGTCGGGAAATCCGACAACGGGAAAACCGATGCCGGAAAAACCAACGCAAAGAAATATAGAAAAACAAAATACAGATCAACAAAATACCGATTCGATTCCTTTCCGGGCGGCCGCGCCGCCGGAACCGAAGCGAACCGAACCGAGCCCCGCAGAGCGGGTGGAGGATTATCGGGCCCTGATCCGCGACAACATCCAGTACCCGCTGCTGGCCGCACAGAACCCGGAGGACACCGACCTGCTGGACGAGATCGTTGCGCTCATGACCGAGACCGTCTGCACCCGGCGCAAGACCACCCGCGTCTGCGGCTCCGACTTCCCGGCCGAGGTGGTCAAATCCCGGCTGCTCAAGCTGGACGCCGAGCACATCCGCTTTGTGCTGAAGTGCCTGCGCGAGAACACGTCGAAAATAAAAAACATCAAGCAATACCTGCTGGCAACGCTGTACAACGCGCCGGTGACGATCAGCAGCTACTACAGTGCGCTGGTCAGCCATGACCTGGCGGAACCGACCGGCAGTGCAACCACGAAGGAGGTGGTGCCTATGCTTGCCGAATGA